The following are encoded together in the Daucus carota subsp. sativus chromosome 5, DH1 v3.0, whole genome shotgun sequence genome:
- the LOC108221717 gene encoding G-type lectin S-receptor-like serine/threonine-protein kinase CES101: MKNVLQESTSQLRAQFDPKSLWVGNRNTPINLTSVLSIESGSGYLMLSSDSSVNVVLYNSSKGFNRTVRLLDTGNFVLIEGGVTLWQTFDYPSDTLLSGMKLGVNHKTGSVWSMTSWLNENDPSVGAFTLEWDPKGSSLVVRFRGEVRWTSGKLRNNAFENIVHDVDYKYMNHSDAETEDLFSFVLQNKFLSFIMRHKREHDS; the protein is encoded by the coding sequence TTCGATCCCAAATCATTATGGGTTGGTAATAGAAACACACCAATAAATTTAACCTCAGTGCTCTCGATAGAATCAGGATCAGGCTATCTTATGCTCAGCTCTGACTCTTCTGTCAATGTAGTTTTATATAATAGTTCAAAGGGTTTTAATAGAACCGTGAGGCTGTTGGATACGGGGAATTTTGTACTAATTGAAGGGGGTGTGACATTATGGCAAACTTTTGATTATCCGAGTGATACCCTTTTATCGGGAATGAAACTTGGAGTTAATCATAAGACTGGCAGCGTCTGGTCGATGACATCTTGGTTGAATGAGAATGATCCGTCAGTTGGAGCTTTTACTCTTGAATGGGATCCCAAGGGAAGCAGCTTGGTTGTCAGATTTAGAGGAGAAGTTCGCTGGACTAGTGGAAAGTTGAGGAACAATGCCTTTGAAAACATTGTACATGATGTCGACTACAAATACATGAATCATTCAGATGCTGAAACTGAGGACCTCTTCTCCTTCGTCCTACAAAATAAATTTCTTAGTTTCATTATGCGACATAAAAGGGAACATGATTCATAA
- the LOC108223071 gene encoding E3 ubiquitin-protein ligase AIRP2 isoform X2, with protein sequence MRLSYSSCAHIFLFLVQWSDCHLAGALGLLRILIYKAYEGGKTSMYVHERKASIRDFYGVIFPSLLQLQRGISDIEDRKQKELCATKYKRREELDKDKLSEIEIEREEECGICMEMNSKVVLPSCNHTLCIKCYRDWHSRSQSCPFCRDSLKRVKSGDLWIYTGPSDIVDLTAIARESIKRLIIYIKQLPVVAEPTVVPYNSHF encoded by the exons TCTTTCTTGTTCAATGGAGTGACTGTCACCTTGCTGGTGCACTTGGATTGCTCAGGATTCTAATTTATAAG GCATATGAGGGTGGCAAGACGTCTATGTATGTCCATGAGCGAAAAGCTAGTATAAGAGATTTTTATG GTGTGATCTTCCCCTCCTTGTTGCAACTTCAAAGAGGGATCAGTGATATTGAAGATAGGAAACAGAAAGAGCTGTGTGCAACCAAGTATAAGCGAAGAGAGGAGTTGGACAAAGATAAGCTGAGTGAAATTGAAATAGAAAGGGAAGAGGAATGTGGCATTTGCATGGAGATGAACAGCAAGGTCGTGTTGCCCAGCTGCAATCACACTTTGTGTATAAAGTGCTATAGAGATTG GCATTCTCGCTCTCAGTCATGTCCATTCTGTAGGGACAGTCTCAAGAGAGTAAAGTCGGGCGACCTTTGGATCTATACTGGCCCTTCTGACATTGTAGACTTGACTGCGATAGCAAGAGAAAGCATAAAGAgacttattatttatatcaaGCAGTTGCCTGTAGTTGCTGAACCGACAGTAGTTCCGTATAATTCTCATTTCTGA
- the LOC108221716 gene encoding F-box protein CPR1 — protein sequence MASSWNQHIPEHLWCSIFILLPVKCLLLLRSVCKSWNQVISDHSFIESHLAHNKASSNPNKYLLLWNQRDPNPALDHDFPYLTTLVDSKTYSHVLESHAHDMRSMFGKDSAEHGLENYGICDGLVCLSLPQKVLKADSPIFLWNPVVKKGKKLPPIENEEKRPYVDTCYLCFGYHGGDYKVINVVPYLNTLYHVYVYSLSTDQWKKSRIAKNNIGSIFYGEYTIRPFPARLVNGCAYFLQYPKKNGIDQVVAVFDLRHEIMRQIDLPDADGYLFVKLEEYCEKTVAVMGKSLGSYMVMWVLRTGNDHSVSWDKKFTIEAENSSSHFSDMGFISMGKLVLKRFVKRKPFLAKYFLYDVENESELEYTAPMGLSDVVKNRASPRINGLTESLVLLNETTTPACTKMQPGSSYPYKKPRTQDYMCMV from the coding sequence ATGGCTTCAAGCTGGAATCAACACATACCAGAACACTTGTGGTGCAGTATATTCATACTACTACCCGTGAAGTGTCTTTTGCTACTGAGGAGTGTCTGCAAAAGCTGGAATCAAGTCATCAGCGATCATTCCTTCATCGAATCCCATCTCGCCCACAACAAAGCCTCCTCGAACCCAAACAAATACCTTCTACTCTGGAACCAGAGAGACCCCAATCCTGCACTTGATCATGATTTTCCCTACTTGACAACTCTGGTTGATTCCAAAACATATAGTCACGTTCTTGAGTCGCATGCACACGACATGCGTTCCATGTTTGGTAAAGATTCAGCCGAACATGGTTTAGAGAATTACGGAATTTGTGATGGGTTAGTTTGTTTGTCGCTTCCTCAGAAGGTACTCAAGGCGGACTCTCCCATATTTTTATGGAATCCGGTTGTCAAAAAAGGCAAGAAACTTCCTCCAATAGAAAACGAAGAAAAACGTCCGTACGTTGATACTTGTTACTTGTGTTTTGGTTACCATGGGGGTGATTACAAGGTGATCAATGTTGTACCTTATCTAAACACATTGTATCATGTTTATGTCTACAGCTTGAGCACGGATCAGTGGAAGAAATCAAGAATTGCTAAAAACAATATTGGTTCTATTTTTTATGGTGAATATACAATTAGGCCATTTCCAGCCAGGTTAGTAAATGGTTGTGCATATTTTCTAcaatatccaaaaaaaaatggGATCGATCAAGTTGTTGCTGTCTTTGATTTGAGGCATGAGATAATGCGACAGATAGATTTGCCTGATGCTGATGGCTATCTCTTTGTTAAACTGGAGGAATATTGCGAAAAAACAGTAGCTGTGATGGGCAAGTCCCTTGGTTCTTATATGGTAATGTGGGTTCTGAGAACTGGTAATGACCACTCTGTTTCATGGGATAAGAAGTTCACTATCGAAGCAGAAAACAGCAGCAGTCATTTTTCTGATATGGGTTTCATAAGTATGGGCAAGCTTGTGCTAAAGAGGTTCGTCAAACGTAAGCCGTTCTTAGCTAAGTACTTCCTCTATGATGTAGAAAATGAATCGGAACTAGAATATACAGCTCCAATGGGACTATCAGACGTAGTAAAGAATCGAGCAAGTCCCCGTATAAATGGTTTAACAGAGAGCCTTGTTCTACTCAATGAAACCACCACGCCAGCTTGTACGAAGATGCAGCCTGGTTCCTCTTATCCTTACAAGAAACCAAGGACACAGGACTATATGTGTATGGTTTAA
- the LOC108220378 gene encoding high mobility group B protein 1, which translates to MKTAKGKGAATRETLKPVDDKKVGKRKAVAKADKSGSKAKKNKLAKDPNKPKRPPSAFFVFLEEFRKTFKKENPTVKAVSAVGKAGGEKWKSLSAAEKAPYEAKAAKRKGEYQKLITAYNKKQESTTDDGDEESEIHDDGEESGQDDAEEEDDEDEDDD; encoded by the exons ATGAAGACTGCCAAGGGTAAAGGAGCTGCTACAAGGGAAACCTTGAAGCCTGTTGATGACAA AAAAGTTGGGAAGAGAAAGGCTGTTGCGAAAGCAGATAAGAGCGGAAGCAAGGCCAAGAAGAATAAATTGGCCAAGGACCCTAACAAACCAAAGAGGCCTCCAAGTGCTTTTTTCGTTTTTCT TGAGGAGTTTAGGAAGACATTCAAAAAGGAAAATCCTACCGTGAAGGCTGTGTCAGCA GTTGGAAAAGCTGGTGGAGAGAAGTGGAAGTCACTGAGTGCAGCT GAAAAAGCACCATATGAAGCGAAGGCAGCAAAACGAAAGGGAGAGTATCAAAAGCTTATAACTGCGTACAATAAGAAGCAG gAAAGCACAACTGACGATGGTGACGAGGAATCTGAAATACATGATGATGGTGAAGAAAGTGGACAG gatgatgctgaggaagaGGATGACGAAGATGAAGATGACGACTAA